CAAAATAATAAGCTTCTTGCGGTAGGAAGACTAAACCTGGAATGGTAATTAAAGTATATACTAAGGCCATATGCTGGCCTAAGAACCTTGGAATCGCCTTAATTACTCCGAAAGCTAAGGCCTGAGACATTCCAGAACCATAGAGAATCCCACTAAAGGCACCTGCACCTAATGTCGCCATTGGTGGAGCAATGGCACCAGCTACATATTCACGAATCCGATCCATAACAATTTTAGAATCTCCAAAGTTGATTGTTGCTCCAATGATACTTCCTAAAAGAAAGAGAACTGAACCATGCCCATAGCCTAGCATGAGTAGTCCAATAATAGTTAAAGTTAATAATAAATTCACCCAATACAAGTGAGGGCGTTTGTACTCTACTCGACGATTACGAATAGAAGCCAGCATTTTTTCTTTTTGGCCTTCATCTAGCTTGTCCTCCTTATCAAAATTGAGGCGTTGACGTTCCTTACAACCGAAATAGAAGGCCAGACAAATGGTATACAAGATACCCCCAGTCATCCCTGGAAACAGAGCAAAAGAAAGATCCATTAATTCAATATTTAAAGCTGAGGAAATGACCGCAGCCGGTCCGCCCCAAGGAAGCATATTGAGAATAGTATTAGGCCCAATTATTAATAAAGCCAGTATAGGTAAACGCATCTCCATTTGTTTATACAAGTCCACAAAAGCAGCCAGTAAAATGATAACTGCCGTAGTGGTGTCCCCTGTCGATGAAACAGCAATCGATGAACAAACGGTCAGTATAGTTACTCGTAAAGGGTCCCCACGCATTTCTTTAATAAAAAATTCAATAATAGGATCGAAGAGACCTACGTCTAGCATCATATTAAAATAGAAAATAGCAAATAATATCAAGAAGACCGCTGGTGCAACCCCGGAAACAATTTCACCAGTCACATCATCGATACTATAGAATACCCCTTCATAGATCCACTTAAAGACTGCTTCTAATCCACTATCAGTAAATAAAACGATTCCAAGTCCAAACACCAAAGGAATAATGAGTAAGGACCCAACAACTGTTAATTTTTGACTTAATAGGAAATAAACAAAGGTACAAATCATCAATAAGGCAATAATGGCTAACACAATTCTTCCTCCTTCCCCAAAAAGCCGCTCTCCATAAGAAAGCGGCTTTTACTTGCATGGATTATTCCGCATTTAATGTCAATAAATTAAGAACATTATGCAAATCTTCTACGGGTGCTTGGCCCGGCGCGGAAACCTGGCCTAGGGCACCAAAACTTGCTTGAGACCCAAAGAGTTCGCCAGCTAAACGACTGACCATCCCTAGTTGCCCCATAGACATGGTGATTAAAGGTGTTTCAGCAACTTGATAACGCTCAAAGGTGGCATTAAGCAGAGTCACGACATCTGCATTTTCATTAGGCATAACCGCAATTTTTGCGATATCAGCACCTTTTTCTTCCATCCTTGATAGGCGATCGATAATGGTTTCCTTTTTCGGTGTTTTGTCAAAATCATGATTACTTAGAATCACTTTAATCCCTTTTTGATGAGCCCGATCAATAAGTGTAGTTACCATGTCTTCAGGCATCATCATTTCGATATCCAATAATTCAAAATCTGCTTCTGCAATAATGGTCTGATAGAGTTTTTGATAGCCCTCATCATCCAATTGGCATGCGCCGCCTTCATGTTGCGTACGGAAAGTAATTAACAATGGCTTGGGACAAGCTCCTTTCAATTTGTGACTTAGAGCAGCCACAGCGCCTTCTTCTAAGACGTCATCGAAATGGTCAATTCGCCATTCAATTAAATCGCAGGGTTCTTGGTTGATCTTTGAGAAAGTATCGATAATTGCTTTCTCGCTATTAGCTACTACTGGAATAATGACCTTAGGCCGACCCTTTCCGATAGTAACGTCTTTAACGACTACTTCTTTCATAATTGCTCCTTCTTTTATTCTGGCATTTCGCTAGTATCAACGACTTGATAGTAACGGATAAAGATAATCACACCGATGATAAATCCGATCGCAGCGATAATGACTTCAAATAACATCACAGCGCTTATATCATAATTTTCAATTAACCAAGGACTGATATTAGGGATGAGCCATGAAGCGACACTCCCAAAGGTATAGAAGATACTGGTGACGGTACCTTTTCCTTGAGGGAACATTTCTCCCATAACCGTTAAGCCTAACTGCATAACACCACCAGCAGCAAAGAATCCAATCATTGCGGCACCAACTTTAAGCATCAATGGCGTTGGGTATAGCCACATCAAAACGGCAGCAACTAAAGACATGAAAGTATAGCCTGCAACAAGTTTTACTGAACGTACTTTTGTCGCGACAACAGCTGTCACGAAGACACAGAGTAAGGATCCTACTGAGTAATAAGACATCAAAGCATTGGCTTCATTCATTGATAAACCCGCTGCCATTTGTCCATAAGTATTTAATGATTGCGAAATTAAGTAAAAGGTAGCTTGGGAAATAAAGCCATAGATTACAAAGGCGATTCCTTCTATATACCATTTAGGTTTTGATTTAAATTTAACTGCAGAAACAAAGTCATCGCCACCGGTTTCTTCCGCTTGTTCTTTAGCATCCTCATCCGGGAAAGGCATTCTCCACATGGTTAACATATTAATTCCTAAAACAGCTACGGCAATAATAAATGACCAACCGAACCATAGGGAGTTATTGGTTAAGAAACCAATGATCAATGGCAAGAGGAATTGACCAATTTGTACAAAAGCTTTAATCAAAACGTTTGCTGTCCCAGCATTTTCAGGGAAGGATTCCATTAAAGCTGGATATGTTCCTGAATCTAGGAATGAGTTAGATAAACCAGCAATTAAGGCAAAAACAGAGGCCATGGCTACGCTATGGCTATAAATAAGTCCTAAGAAATAAGCCATGTAGGTTGCCATTCCCAAATAAACAAAAGGTTTCCGCCCAAATCTATCTGAGAGTGGTCCAGAAATAACAATAGCTATCAAACGACCAATACCTAACCAACCAATCACTGAACCGATACCCGCTAAATCAGTACCCCATTGCTCCATGAGCATGTTCTGGTTCTGGGAAATGATG
This genomic stretch from Aerococcus mictus harbors:
- a CDS encoding CitMHS family transporter; its protein translation is MLAIIALLMICTFVYFLLSQKLTVVGSLLIIPLVFGLGIVLFTDSGLEAVFKWIYEGVFYSIDDVTGEIVSGVAPAVFLILFAIFYFNMMLDVGLFDPIIEFFIKEMRGDPLRVTILTVCSSIAVSSTGDTTTAVIILLAAFVDLYKQMEMRLPILALLIIGPNTILNMLPWGGPAAVISSALNIELMDLSFALFPGMTGGILYTICLAFYFGCKERQRLNFDKEDKLDEGQKEKMLASIRNRRVEYKRPHLYWVNLLLTLTIIGLLMLGYGHGSVLFLLGSIIGATINFGDSKIVMDRIREYVAGAIAPPMATLGAGAFSGILYGSGMSQALAFGVIKAIPRFLGQHMALVYTLITIPGLVFLPQEAYYFGISSVMVNVMEQFGVTPLQTGVASMIPQAFGMISPIIPALYILTAQTQQTFFEYQKRYIKYLWPIFAIFCIIYILTGSLPV
- a CDS encoding MFS transporter — protein: MRNNRYLPTALGLYINYIIHGMGVIIISQNQNMLMEQWGTDLAGIGSVIGWLGIGRLIAIVISGPLSDRFGRKPFVYLGMATYMAYFLGLIYSHSVAMASVFALIAGLSNSFLDSGTYPALMESFPENAGTANVLIKAFVQIGQFLLPLIIGFLTNNSLWFGWSFIIAVAVLGINMLTMWRMPFPDEDAKEQAEETGGDDFVSAVKFKSKPKWYIEGIAFVIYGFISQATFYLISQSLNTYGQMAAGLSMNEANALMSYYSVGSLLCVFVTAVVATKVRSVKLVAGYTFMSLVAAVLMWLYPTPLMLKVGAAMIGFFAAGGVMQLGLTVMGEMFPQGKGTVTSIFYTFGSVASWLIPNISPWLIENYDISAVMLFEVIIAAIGFIIGVIIFIRYYQVVDTSEMPE
- the aroD gene encoding type I 3-dehydroquinate dehydratase; translation: MKEVVVKDVTIGKGRPKVIIPVVANSEKAIIDTFSKINQEPCDLIEWRIDHFDDVLEEGAVAALSHKLKGACPKPLLITFRTQHEGGACQLDDEGYQKLYQTIIAEADFELLDIEMMMPEDMVTTLIDRAHQKGIKVILSNHDFDKTPKKETIIDRLSRMEEKGADIAKIAVMPNENADVVTLLNATFERYQVAETPLITMSMGQLGMVSRLAGELFGSQASFGALGQVSAPGQAPVEDLHNVLNLLTLNAE